AAAGTATATACCCCGGGAGTTGCAGGATCAGTAAAAAACTCGTTAAAGTTGGGACCTATGGCAAACTGAATCAAACCAATTCCTCCTGACAACACCTCAACAGTGATGGTACCATCCTGCTCCCCGTTACAACTTACCGTTGTAGGAGTTGCATCAAAAACAATGGGATCTGGCCTAACTATCTCAAAAGGACCCGCAATGTCCATACAAGTGGCCCCACTGGTTACGGCAATATAATAATCCGTGCCCTCAGGTAAGCCCTCGAATGTTCCATTGTCCTGGGGTCCCCTGAACAAAGTGGCCGAAGGGGACGGATTAAAGGCATCCACTGGGTCGCCATTGTATAAGTAGAAGGTATCGTCACCTACTCCACCATTTACAAAGGACTCAATTCTACCGTCCAATTCCGAAGCACATGAAATATCATCCGGAAGATTTGGTAATAAAGTAATACCTGTGGCATCTGTCATGGTAATACCATTGGACCTTACTGCCAAACACGTACTTGCCGCACTGGTCTTTCTTACATCAAATTGATAGGTAATGCCTTGAACACCCGAAACCAATACCGAGGTTCCCGTCATTGTCTGATAAGGTCCAACCACCACTCCATTTTCAACCGGTGCATATTCATAGGTGAAAGATGGATCCGGATTTTGAATGGACAAGCGCATTTCGCCATCTCCCCCACAGCCAGGCACCCTTGTCTGTACCAGCAATGGAGATACCGGTGGTGGTGGATCTACGAAATAAGGCTCGGTAACAAATAGGCATCCAAAACTTGAGGAAACCTCAATGGCATACCAACCAGCACTTATAAATCCACCACTGGCACCAATAAAGGTCGGTGTATTTTGCAAACCACTTGTAGAAGCTACATCCGTATTATTGTTACTGTTCAAGTACAATAATCTGTAGTTATATCCCGCACCAGGAAATCCTCCTGTGGCACCGGCAGTTGCCGTAGTAGCATCTCCAGTGGTAGGGTCATACGCCTCCAATACCGCATTGTTCCCATTGGGGCAATCCAAACCTTGTGGTTGTCTGATACCCGCATCAATTTGTGGAACTTCATCAAGTTCTATTTCAAATGAACTTGAACATAATTCGGAATCCCGTACCTCTACACGATAAAAACCAAATTCAAGGCCCGTAAAATCACTATTATTTGAAAATGCAGCTATTTCAGTGGTATAGGTAGTTCCTCCATCTGTACTGAACAATAATCGGTATTCGTATGGAGCGCTATCCCAGCCACCTGTTCCGGTAGCCTGAATTTCACCACTATCATTACCACAGCCCACATTGCCCACAGAATTGGCAGTTACCTGTAAAGGTCCGTTAGGGGTACGAATATTGGCCACATTACTATCGTTGCTGCAAAATGGCACATCCGTAGATACTACTTCCACTATCAAATTACCACCTGGCAGGCCGGCTATCCTAGCCTCTTCCCCATTGACATCCGGGAAATTGCTTGTATCAAAACTTCCCGTCGCTATCGGTGTACTCTTGGTCGTATCATCTGCCATATAGACCGTATAGTTATAGGTTCCTACATAATCGGTCACAGTTATAAAAAGTTCACCATCATTGGTTCCGAAACAGCTCACTGGTTTTGCTTCGGTAATGAACGCCGCTGGCAATTGCGGCTCATTGACCGTATGAACAGGAAGTGGATAGGTACATCCACCCGTATTATCTACAATCTCGAACAAATAATCGCCGGCTGCCGGTAAATCCACAAACCCAAAACTTGCTCCACTAACATTCACATTGGCAACCGGTACGACCGAATTGGTAACAATGGTAAAATCCATGGTGCCCACCACATCGATTCGTACACGTTCATCATTAGCGCAATCCAATGGACTCACAACGGTCAGGGTGGGAACTACATCCGTTGGAGGGTTTATCGTTGGTAAGTCAAAAGTTGTCTGACATCCATTCCCATCAATAGCATATACCGTTATGTCTTGCGGAGAACCATTGTCCACAATCTCAAAAGTGTTACCCGATTGATAGTTGGAAAAACCAGTTATACTATACTGATATCCAGAACCAACAGTTCCTGGATCTACTATGTTTACAGTAATAAGAGTTGAACTATACCTATTAGCACCGGGCTCACAGGCAAAATCAGGGGCTGATGCATTAATACTAAAGTCAGCTGGGTTCGTAATCGTATGTACCCCAGATAAAACTTCACAGCCTCGTTGGGTCACAACCTGTACCTGATAATCACCTTGTGGTAAATCCGAAAAAGTACCAGTATTATTGCGGGTATGTTCCGAGGAAGTCGTAAGGTTATTCAGAATATAGGTTATTGGCGTATCCTCAGATGTAAATGGAACCAAAGCATTAGCGGGTCCTACCACCACTTCAATAGTACCATCGTTGTTATCACGACACGTAATGTCCGTAGCCAATTCTGAAGTTATAATTGGTTGGGCAGCCTGATTCAAATTGATTCCGGCCACGTTATATTCGCAGAAATTTGTTCCATCGAACATAATTCTGTCTACCACCAACACATCATAGGTACCAGGGGTCAATCCCGTAAAAACAGGATTATCCTCTTGCGTTATGGGTCCAATAGAAGCCCCTGTATAATCCGTTCCGGAAAGTATATAACCAAAGTCCCCACTACCCCCAAAAGTGGCTATGGTAATTTCACCATCGGCATCGTTACAGGTAGAATCCGTTGAAAAAGTTCCAGTCGCCGAAAGGAAGTTATAAACGGTGGCAGTACCCTGACTGGTACATCCATTAGCATCCACTACATCAACCGTATAATCCCCCGGACTTGCAACCGTAAAGGTATATACCCAATTGGTTCCATTATCGGTTGGAATCTGTTCATCTCCCGCCAAAGTAAAACGTGGTGTGTTGACCGAATTGGGCATGGCCACCGTAATATCAAAGGACGTTGAACTGGGGTTACATTGGTTAACCACAGTGAAGGTAGGTACAGGAAGATCTGGATCTAACTGAATTACCGTTGCAATGTCAAAGGAAGTACAACCACCACTGTCTCTTACGTAGATATCGTAATCACCAGCAGGTCCCACAAAGGTTGTGGTAGTCACATAGTCCGTTGGATATACAGGTTCTGGAGACCCATCGGGTACAAAAGCATATTCATAGGGGCCGCCCGAACCGCCACGTCCTTGTACCGTAATCTGACCGAAGGCATTACAATTGGCAGGAACATCCGATATAATATCAATAGCCGGAAGGTTTTGGTCAATAATAACACTGGTCGCATCCCTACAAGTATTCGTTTCGTTGACCACAATTATTTGGTAATCCCCTGGTAATTCTGGGTAGGTATTGTTATACGGAGGTGCAGGAGCCGAAAATGATGGAACGATAACCGTTGTGGTATTCGTGTCGTTGTTCAACAATTCTATTCTTAAAATATCCCCAGGATTATATCCAATTACCTGATATGCAATCTCCCCATTTCTATTCAGGTCACATGCCCCAGGCGTGGAGGATGCCGTAATTTCTAAAGTGGAAGGTGCATCCACAGGCGGTATTTCTTGTTCATAAATACAGCCTGTTCCTGTATCCCTAACCTGAACGGTATAGGTGATACCGTATTGAATACCATCCGTAGTATTGCTAAATGTATGGTCGTTTACACCTGGGGTATTGTTTAAAGGGTAAAAGGATGGTTGCTGAGCCAACTTTATCTCATAGGAACCAGAACCTCCACTTACACTCACGGCATAAGTAAAAGTACTATCGTCACAAGAAGGAGGTACAGGTGGCAGTATCGGGGTAATTACCACCTCATTGGAGGTTATGGTAACCGTGTCAATATCCGTACATCCATTTGCATCTAATGTTATGACCGTATAGTCACCAGGTACTAGATTTATATCGTTTATCGTTATTGGAAAAATGGATTGATTCTCTAGCCTAGTTATTTCAGTCCCAGTATTGTCCTCAATCCTGAAGTCAAAATTTGCCGTTCCGTCAGTTACTCCTGTAATATTTATTCCGCCGCTTACTGTTCCACTTCCGTCACAGATAGCAGGATTTTCGGTAACCGTTGCATCTGGTGGTAACGTAGTATCTGTTCCAATTACCACATTGGCAGGTGCCGTTTCACAACCTCTGGCATCTCTTACCAGGTAAGGATATGTTCCTGCCGGTAAATCAGAATATACCGTTTGTGAGCTCCAGCCCGTACCATTGAAATTAACTTCATAAGGTGGCACCCCACTAGTAGCATCCGGGATGATGGTAGCAACCCCGTTATTTGGCGCTCCACAACTTACCGGTCTAGTAATGACTGAAGCTGCAGCAATGTTTGCCGGTGGATTCAATATTAACGGTGCCGATGTGGCTTCACATCCTGTATTGGTAATATTATTATCGGTTATCCTGAATACGTATGTTCCATCAACTGCGGTATCGTAGAAAAATGTACTAGAGGTGTAGGGCACAGGAGCGCTAAATGTGGCCCCGTTATCAGAACTTACTTCATACAATCCGGTTCCAGAAGCATATCCTCCAGTAACATCGACACGTATCTGACCAGGCGAGCCACCACAGGGTATTTCGGTAACGACCGCTGTATTCACCCTAAGTTGCTGTTCTATAGTAATGACGATGGAATCACTACAGTTATTTCCATCCACTACCTCAATTGTATAATTTCCGGGTGTCAACCCATTAAAAGTTCCCATACCTTGTAATGCCCCTCCATTGATTCGATACTCATGGGTTCCTAATGCCGCCGATCCCGCTGTGGACGTTACCACTGCGGTCGCTCCGGTTCCTGGGACATAACAAAAATCCGAGGCCGCATTTTCCAAGCTTAACGTTGGAGCGTCAATGGGGTCAAGATTAAAAGTAAAAGTATCCGTACAACCTTCAGCATCTTCCGCGGTCAAGGTATATTTTCCCGCCAATGTAAGGTTACTAAAGGTCCTTCCTGATTTTGGACCTATGGTACCTGAGGGTGTCGTTAAGGTATATCTGTTTCCACCCCAACCACCGGTAAAATTGGCCCGTACACTACCCACGTTACCATTGGCACAGCTCATTGGGGTAACACTACTTGAACTAATGTCCAATGCAGGTGCATCAACAATATCTAAAGAGGCGGTATCCGTACAGCCGGTATCTGCATCGGTAACGGTAATGGTATATGTTCCAATACCCGATAGCGGCAAGTCTACTTCGGCATCGTTTTGTGGGGCACTCTCAGGACCTCCGTTAATATTATAGGTATAATTGTTGGCAAATCCGTCGATGATAAAGGTGCCCGTACCATCTGTGGCACCGTTACAGACCCTTAAATCTCCACCGGATTTTACACGCGCCCTTATGGAACTAATCACGGCCGGACTAAAACCTTCCGTATAGGTACAGTTATTTGCGTCCGTAATTTGAAATATATAGGAAGTGTTGGTACTTAATCCAACAAACGTGGCGCTACCCCCATTGTTAAAGGGAACAGGACTAATGATGGAATAATTGACAATTGGGGCATTGGATGTTGGTGTCAGGGTGACATCTGATGTTCCTGCTGCGCAGCTGATATTGCTTTGGGCGAAATCCAGATTCGTTGGAGGATCTACATCCAAAATATCGATTGGGGTCAGTTCCAAACGGCAACCACCGCCATCCCTGATAATAGGTGTATACGTTCCGGCAGACAAGTTTGTATAAGAGGTAATCGCGGTAAAATTCACTCCGTCTATACTGAATTCATAGCCACTACCCGAACCTCCGGTAAAAGGCCCCACAAAGTCTATCTGCCCTCCATTGGTTCCCCCACTGCCATCACAGGTTACATCTGAGATTTTGGTTGCCGACCCATTGATATTTCCAACGGTGGTAACCGTTACAGAAGGTAAGGTAATCGTACACTCAAATCCACCTTGTTGATATCGAACTTCGATATTATTATAGGTTCCAGTAGGCACCGAAATCTGTGGTGCAGTCACCCAAGGGTCACCGGAATTTACCCGATAAGAAAGGTTATACCCTCGAGCATCGTTTATGGTAAAATCAATTTTGGCCCCTCCATTGCTACAGGTTCCATCTATACCCGATGCCGTTACATCAGGAGGTAGCAGGTTTTCCACATTGGAGGACGCTGTGATAATACATCCATTGCTATCCGTAACTACAAAATCATAGGTTCCCGGGGAATTTACCGTATATATGGTGGTACCTGTATCCGTTGAAGGGTTACCAAAAGAAGGTTGTACTGGACCACCATTTACCGTAAAGGTATAGGGGGCAGACCCTCCAGAGGTATTTAAGGTAATATCTACACTTGAAATAGTTGCACAACCAAAACTGGAATTCACCTCTGTAGATGCATCCAATGGATTGATTCCCGAACCAATGGTTATTGGATTTCCAAACGTATCCACATCAATCCGTGGCGGATTTATTCCATTTAGAGGATCCCCAGTACATTGTTGGGTCTCCACTTGAGCTATATAAGTTCCTGAACCCACGGCAGAGAAGGTATAAGTTTCATCCGGAATGAAAGCCGTGAACTCTTGGGCCACACCCATACTGTTCAATAAAGTATATTTATAGGGCCCAAGTCCTGGTGTGGGTGTGACGGTTATGGTACCTGTTTCCCCGGCACAGTTGATATCCGTAAAATTTACGGATAGGTCCAAAGATCTTTCTACAATTTCAATGGGCTCATAGGGATACTCACAGGTATTTGGAATATTTCTAAGTCTTGCCTTTACAATATAGGTGCCTGGTGTCAGATTAGAGAATATGGGTCCTTGCCATGGTCCAAATCCGCTTCCGCTATCTATACTGAATTCATAGGCACTGGAAAGGTTGGTTATTTGAATCCTACCTGGAACATCACAGATATAGTCTTCCTTTACATAGGTTTGACTAATGGTGCTCTTTTTTACCTTGAAATAAAATGTTT
This window of the Maribacter cobaltidurans genome carries:
- a CDS encoding T9SS type B sorting domain-containing protein encodes the protein MHPSQQRKSLYVLLLILFSVVGSTALADSSITKIFSEVTLAVERVVEKTVSKKKVKSISESEISVSNSFNSQGSTAMAPMFTTIIQGADEEVGCSTNGFTVARFNLCGNSDDRIISLSGGSYSSVSWQILGGSCSPDINEDCPNTGSCYTQVGTGQTFSLDASTVPATVGAEYRVVADGQTFYFKVKKSTISQTYVKEDYICDVPGRIQITNLSSAYEFSIDSGSGFGPWQGPIFSNLTPGTYIVKARLRNIPNTCEYPYEPIEIVERSLDLSVNFTDINCAGETGTITVTPTPGLGPYKYTLLNSMGVAQEFTAFIPDETYTFSAVGSGTYIAQVETQQCTGDPLNGINPPRIDVDTFGNPITIGSGINPLDASTEVNSSFGCATISSVDITLNTSGGSAPYTFTVNGGPVQPSFGNPSTDTGTTIYTVNSPGTYDFVVTDSNGCIITASSNVENLLPPDVTASGIDGTCSNGGAKIDFTINDARGYNLSYRVNSGDPWVTAPQISVPTGTYNNIEVRYQQGGFECTITLPSVTVTTVGNINGSATKISDVTCDGSGGTNGGQIDFVGPFTGGSGSGYEFSIDGVNFTAITSYTNLSAGTYTPIIRDGGGCRLELTPIDILDVDPPTNLDFAQSNISCAAGTSDVTLTPTSNAPIVNYSIISPVPFNNGGSATFVGLSTNTSYIFQITDANNCTYTEGFSPAVISSIRARVKSGGDLRVCNGATDGTGTFIIDGFANNYTYNINGGPESAPQNDAEVDLPLSGIGTYTITVTDADTGCTDTASLDIVDAPALDISSSSVTPMSCANGNVGSVRANFTGGWGGNRYTLTTPSGTIGPKSGRTFSNLTLAGKYTLTAEDAEGCTDTFTFNLDPIDAPTLSLENAASDFCYVPGTGATAVVTSTAGSAALGTHEYRINGGALQGMGTFNGLTPGNYTIEVVDGNNCSDSIVITIEQQLRVNTAVVTEIPCGGSPGQIRVDVTGGYASGTGLYEVSSDNGATFSAPVPYTSSTFFYDTAVDGTYVFRITDNNITNTGCEATSAPLILNPPANIAAASVITRPVSCGAPNNGVATIIPDATSGVPPYEVNFNGTGWSSQTVYSDLPAGTYPYLVRDARGCETAPANVVIGTDTTLPPDATVTENPAICDGSGTVSGGINITGVTDGTANFDFRIEDNTGTEITRLENQSIFPITINDINLVPGDYTVITLDANGCTDIDTVTITSNEVVITPILPPVPPSCDDSTFTYAVSVSGGSGSYEIKLAQQPSFYPLNNTPGVNDHTFSNTTDGIQYGITYTVQVRDTGTGCIYEQEIPPVDAPSTLEITASSTPGACDLNRNGEIAYQVIGYNPGDILRIELLNNDTNTTTVIVPSFSAPAPPYNNTYPELPGDYQIIVVNETNTCRDATSVIIDQNLPAIDIISDVPANCNAFGQITVQGRGGSGGPYEYAFVPDGSPEPVYPTDYVTTTTFVGPAGDYDIYVRDSGGCTSFDIATVIQLDPDLPVPTFTVVNQCNPSSTSFDITVAMPNSVNTPRFTLAGDEQIPTDNGTNWVYTFTVASPGDYTVDVVDANGCTSQGTATVYNFLSATGTFSTDSTCNDADGEITIATFGGSGDFGYILSGTDYTGASIGPITQEDNPVFTGLTPGTYDVLVVDRIMFDGTNFCEYNVAGINLNQAAQPIITSELATDITCRDNNDGTIEVVVGPANALVPFTSEDTPITYILNNLTTSSEHTRNNTGTFSDLPQGDYQVQVVTQRGCEVLSGVHTITNPADFSINASAPDFACEPGANRYSSTLITVNIVDPGTVGSGYQYSITGFSNYQSGNTFEIVDNGSPQDITVYAIDGNGCQTTFDLPTINPPTDVVPTLTVVSPLDCANDERVRIDVVGTMDFTIVTNSVVPVANVNVSGASFGFVDLPAAGDYLFEIVDNTGGCTYPLPVHTVNEPQLPAAFITEAKPVSCFGTNDGELFITVTDYVGTYNYTVYMADDTTKSTPIATGSFDTSNFPDVNGEEARIAGLPGGNLIVEVVSTDVPFCSNDSNVANIRTPNGPLQVTANSVGNVGCGNDSGEIQATGTGGWDSAPYEYRLLFSTDGGTTYTTEIAAFSNNSDFTGLEFGFYRVEVRDSELCSSSFEIELDEVPQIDAGIRQPQGLDCPNGNNAVLEAYDPTTGDATTATAGATGGFPGAGYNYRLLYLNSNNNTDVASTSGLQNTPTFIGASGGFISAGWYAIEVSSSFGCLFVTEPYFVDPPPPVSPLLVQTRVPGCGGDGEMRLSIQNPDPSFTYEYAPVENGVVVGPYQTMTGTSVLVSGVQGITYQFDVRKTSAASTCLAVRSNGITMTDATGITLLPNLPDDISCASELDGRIESFVNGGVGDDTFYLYNGDPVDAFNPSPSATLFRGPQDNGTFEGLPEGTDYYIAVTSGATCMDIAGPFEIVRPDPIVFDATPTTVSCNGEQDGTITVEVLSGGIGLIQFAIGPNFNEFFTDPATPGVYTFEDLAQGTYEILIQDENGCFERDFITVDEPEVLQAINIQTTPELCIGANDGTMTFEITGGTPINDPMVSTMPYYEYKVEMIDPVDETGTGTFEPYVAGQLIENLQGGASYAIHIRDANQCTGLELFNIGIGVDLTAEPVIVYGCEGIFPNSTSTIDMLGNVNMDDLMFALDPIDPTDAITSNAGMENQWGDLAPGDHTVYIYHQNGCTNFVEFTIDGYDPLTLSAEKTGPNELVAMAEGGYGGYEYFFNGTSYGSETTFTTNKSGMVNIRVVDANGCIAEVDLPFEFTGMLEIPNFFTPDGDQMNDLWQIRNTEFFDDLEVKIYDRYGRVVAVLDKVTGWDGTYEGKEVPSGDYWYVVNALGERKSRYVGHFTLYR